From Methanobrevibacter sp., the proteins below share one genomic window:
- a CDS encoding 30S ribosomal protein S15: MARPEWVTYSDEEIEEMILKFNREGKSTSEIGIVLRDQYGIPSVKDVTGERITEILRRNGQAGEYPEDLLNLIKRAVNIRDHLEENPKDLHSKRGLTIIESRIRRLASYYVSEGRLPEGWRYNPREAALLVK, translated from the coding sequence ATGGCAAGACCAGAATGGGTAACTTATAGTGATGAAGAAATTGAAGAAATGATTTTAAAATTTAACAGAGAAGGTAAAAGTACTTCCGAAATCGGTATTGTATTAAGAGACCAATACGGAATTCCATCTGTTAAAGATGTAACTGGTGAAAGAATTACTGAAATCTTAAGAAGAAACGGTCAAGCTGGAGAATACCCAGAAGACTTATTAAACTTAATCAAAAGAGCAGTAAACATCAGAGATCACTTAGAAGAAAACCCTAAAGACTTACACTCAAAAAGAGGTTTAACTATCATCGAATCAAGAATCAGAAGATTAGCTTCTTACTATGTAAGTGAAGGTAGATTACCAGAAGGTTGGAGATATAATCCAAGAGAAGCAGCACTCCTTGTTAAATAG
- a CDS encoding F420-dependent methylenetetrahydromethanopterin dehydrogenase — protein MVVKIAIIKSGNIGTSPVIDLLLDERADRPNIDVRTFGSGAKMNPEQVEDVVPKIDAFEPDFAIFISPNPGAPGPAKARELLSEKDIPAIIVGDAPGKGKKDEMDEQGLGYIIVMSDPMIGAKREWLDPTEMAIFNSDILKVLAETGALRLVQKTIDGVIAQAEAGEIELPKLIITAEKAAEAGGFANPYAKAKAIAAYEMAGSVANLDMKGCFMTKGYENFIPLVAAAHEIAACAAKLAQEARDIEKANDTVLRTPHMKEGNPGCKTDLISKPE, from the coding sequence ATGGTAGTTAAAATTGCTATTATTAAAAGTGGTAATATTGGTACTTCACCAGTAATTGACCTATTGTTAGACGAAAGAGCAGACAGACCAAACATCGATGTTAGAACCTTTGGATCTGGAGCAAAAATGAACCCAGAACAAGTAGAAGACGTTGTACCTAAAATAGACGCTTTCGAACCTGACTTCGCAATCTTCATTAGCCCAAACCCAGGAGCACCTGGTCCAGCTAAAGCAAGAGAATTATTATCTGAAAAAGACATCCCTGCTATTATCGTTGGTGACGCACCTGGTAAAGGTAAAAAAGATGAAATGGACGAACAAGGTCTCGGTTACATCATCGTTATGTCCGACCCAATGATCGGTGCAAAAAGAGAATGGTTAGACCCAACTGAAATGGCTATTTTCAACTCCGACATCTTAAAAGTACTCGCTGAAACCGGTGCTTTAAGATTAGTCCAAAAAACCATTGACGGTGTTATTGCTCAAGCAGAAGCTGGAGAAATCGAATTACCTAAACTCATCATTACTGCTGAAAAAGCTGCAGAAGCTGGTGGATTCGCAAACCCATACGCAAAAGCAAAAGCTATTGCTGCATACGAAATGGCTGGATCCGTTGCTAACTTAGACATGAAAGGTTGTTTCATGACCAAAGGTTACGAAAACTTCATCCCATTAGTTGCTGCTGCTCACGAAATTGCTGCATGTGCTGCTAAATTAGCACAAGAAGCAAGAGACATCGAAAAAGCAAATGATACTGTTTTAAGAACCCCTCACATGAAAGAAGGAAACCCAGGTTGTAAAACAGATTTAATTTCAAAACCAGAATAA
- a CDS encoding TOBE domain-containing protein, which produces MADVSAGVEYKINVDGNSFLLDSKKYQLLESILGTGSLTDAAKDVNVSYRTALNYIEKIESTLNVKIVSTTKGGKGGGGGTTLTEEGYSILKECKKINAIMELHKDVNEIEAEIVNINETKGVMTIKMEDFEINAPLNRNYNLGDKLLALISYDNIFLMLEPQTSSIRNILKGQIVEMRLNGEIIRVKVNVGGVELCCDITVSAEKELNLNIGKEVYLGFKAMSVATLKL; this is translated from the coding sequence ATGGCTGATGTGAGTGCAGGTGTTGAATATAAAATCAATGTAGATGGAAACTCTTTTTTACTTGACAGTAAAAAATATCAGTTATTAGAGTCCATATTAGGCACTGGTTCTTTAACTGATGCAGCAAAGGACGTTAATGTTTCCTATAGGACTGCATTAAATTACATTGAAAAAATTGAATCAACACTTAATGTAAAAATTGTTAGTACAACTAAAGGTGGAAAAGGTGGGGGTGGTGGAACTACCCTTACTGAAGAAGGATATTCTATTTTGAAAGAATGTAAAAAAATTAATGCGATTATGGAGCTTCATAAAGATGTTAATGAAATTGAAGCGGAAATAGTCAATATTAATGAAACTAAAGGCGTAATGACTATTAAGATGGAGGATTTTGAAATCAATGCTCCATTAAATAGAAATTATAATTTGGGAGATAAATTGCTGGCTTTAATTAGTTATGATAATATCTTTCTAATGTTGGAGCCACAGACTTCAAGCATTCGTAATATTCTCAAAGGTCAAATTGTTGAAATGAGACTTAATGGTGAAATAATTCGCGTTAAAGTGAATGTTGGCGGAGTAGAGTTATGCTGTGATATAACCGTATCTGCTGAAAAAGAATTAAATCTGAATATTGGAAAAGAAGTCTATCTCGGATTTAAAGCAATGTCTGTTGCTACTTTAAAATTATAA
- a CDS encoding branched-chain amino acid transaminase translates to MAWDDTASKIWIDGNMVDWKDANIHVLSHVVHYGTSVFEGIRAYKNENGVAVFRLKEHVQRLFDSAKIYKIDIPFTQEEIEEAILETVRINDLDGCYIRPIVFRGYGELGVNPLNCPVNVVIAAWEWGSYLGEEGMANGVDIGVSSWRKPAPDTFPALAKCGANYMNSQLAKLEAIEHGYDEAIMLDYEGHVSEGSGENIFLVEGEKLFTPAMSSSNLKGITRDSIMTVARDLGYEVVEEVISRERLYSADEVFFTGTAAEVTPIRSIDHRQIGIGKRGPVAEKLQKTFFDIVEAKVEDKYDWLSYI, encoded by the coding sequence ATGGCATGGGATGATACAGCAAGTAAAATATGGATAGACGGAAACATGGTAGACTGGAAAGATGCAAATATTCATGTACTTTCTCACGTTGTACATTATGGTACAAGCGTTTTTGAAGGTATTAGAGCATACAAAAATGAAAATGGAGTTGCAGTTTTCCGTTTAAAAGAACATGTACAACGTTTATTCGACTCAGCAAAAATCTATAAAATCGATATTCCTTTCACTCAGGAAGAAATTGAAGAAGCAATTCTAGAAACCGTACGTATAAATGACCTTGACGGCTGTTACATACGTCCTATTGTATTTAGAGGATATGGAGAATTAGGTGTAAATCCTTTAAACTGTCCTGTTAATGTAGTTATTGCTGCATGGGAATGGGGATCATATTTAGGAGAAGAAGGTATGGCAAATGGTGTAGATATTGGTGTATCCTCTTGGAGAAAACCTGCACCGGACACTTTCCCTGCTCTTGCTAAATGTGGTGCAAACTATATGAACTCACAACTGGCAAAACTTGAAGCTATTGAACATGGATATGATGAAGCAATCATGCTCGATTATGAAGGACACGTTTCCGAAGGTAGTGGAGAAAACATATTCCTTGTTGAAGGGGAAAAACTGTTCACTCCTGCAATGTCTTCCTCCAACCTTAAAGGTATTACAAGAGATTCCATCATGACTGTTGCCCGTGACTTAGGTTATGAAGTTGTTGAAGAAGTTATTTCAAGAGAAAGATTATATTCTGCTGACGAAGTGTTCTTTACAGGTACCGCAGCTGAAGTAACTCCAATTCGTTCTATCGATCACAGACAAATTGGTATTGGAAAAAGAGGCCCAGTTGCTGAAAAATTACAAAAAACTTTCTTTGATATTGTTGAAGCTAAAGTTGAAGATAAATACGACTGGTTAAGTTATATTTAA
- a CDS encoding ATP-binding protein — protein MKFKIFLSSNQQEFENEREFVKREIEQDYVLNRFFEVFSFEETSASGKTPVELYSHEVVNSDVYIGLIGSDYGNISESGISATEYEYNLFNKAHNDVLIFLKDVKFREDNVNTFIEKIKDEHSYQTFKDKYELYFEVRRSLCDFLEKNLINYRAYDSELLLDSSCDDVDMEAVEMFFNSVDYSPIKNLRDEKGLVNALSTINAGEYYNGEFKLNVAGALFFAKDLSKFNIPHEVKMVHFFDDSGFKKFEKNVSNTSLIKVLKECEEFFFKHTRHISEVKGFHRYTSHEYPFNAIREALVNALAHRDYTISSASVNFYIYPDRIEVKSPGRLKYPLNIYNFEENEPIHRNANICNIFSNTIYMEHVGRGIKQMRDLMKNHGLDEPDFFENNDFFKVVFKSNYILNYSNGLNDRQIKFLRSEKSQITISQYQKMFNVSRNTAIRDLNKLEEENFVIKSKNGRINIFKIISDVGIK, from the coding sequence ATGAAATTTAAAATTTTCTTAAGCAGTAACCAACAGGAATTTGAAAACGAACGTGAGTTTGTTAAACGCGAAATCGAACAGGATTATGTACTAAATAGGTTTTTTGAGGTATTTTCATTTGAAGAAACATCTGCTTCAGGTAAAACTCCTGTTGAACTATATTCTCATGAGGTGGTTAATTCAGATGTGTATATAGGTTTGATTGGTTCTGATTATGGGAATATTTCGGAATCTGGAATATCTGCAACAGAATACGAATATAATCTCTTCAATAAGGCTCACAATGACGTGTTAATATTCCTTAAAGATGTTAAATTCAGGGAAGATAATGTCAATACTTTCATTGAAAAAATAAAAGATGAACATAGCTATCAAACTTTCAAAGACAAATATGAATTATATTTTGAAGTTAGAAGAAGTTTATGTGATTTTTTAGAAAAGAATTTGATTAATTATAGGGCTTATGATTCTGAATTGTTACTTGACTCTTCATGTGATGATGTCGATATGGAAGCTGTTGAAATGTTTTTTAATAGTGTGGACTATAGTCCTATTAAAAATTTAAGAGATGAAAAAGGACTAGTTAATGCATTATCAACAATTAATGCAGGTGAATATTATAATGGCGAGTTTAAATTGAATGTTGCAGGGGCATTATTTTTTGCTAAAGATTTATCTAAATTTAATATTCCTCATGAAGTAAAAATGGTTCATTTTTTTGATGATAGTGGATTTAAAAAATTTGAAAAAAATGTTTCAAACACTTCATTAATTAAAGTATTGAAGGAATGCGAAGAATTTTTCTTTAAACATACTCGCCATATTTCAGAAGTAAAAGGTTTTCATAGATATACTTCTCATGAATATCCATTCAATGCTATACGTGAAGCGTTAGTGAATGCTTTAGCACATAGAGATTATACTATATCTTCAGCATCAGTTAATTTTTATATTTATCCAGATAGAATTGAAGTAAAAAGTCCAGGACGTTTAAAATATCCATTAAATATTTATAATTTTGAAGAAAATGAACCAATTCATAGAAACGCCAATATTTGTAATATTTTTTCTAATACAATATATATGGAGCATGTGGGTAGGGGAATTAAGCAAATGAGAGATTTGATGAAAAATCATGGTTTGGATGAACCTGATTTTTTTGAAAATAATGATTTTTTTAAAGTAGTATTTAAAAGTAATTATATCCTTAATTATTCAAATGGTTTAAATGATAGGCAAATTAAATTTTTAAGAAGTGAAAAATCCCAAATTACTATTTCACAGTATCAAAAAATGTTTAATGTATCTAGAAACACTGCAATACGAGATTTAAATAAATTAGAAGAAGAGAATTTTGTAATAAAATCTAAAAATGGAAGAATAAATATTTTTAAAATAATTTCTGATGTTGGTATTAAGTAA
- a CDS encoding 4Fe-4S binding protein produces the protein MLQILVDEDKCIACGKCEEICPKAAKIWKITNVARILDLRYCHVCTLCAMKCPTNCIKIIRPGQDG, from the coding sequence ATGTTGCAAATTTTAGTCGATGAGGATAAATGTATTGCATGTGGTAAATGTGAGGAGATTTGTCCCAAAGCTGCTAAAATTTGGAAAATTACTAACGTTGCACGTATATTGGACTTAAGATATTGTCATGTTTGTACACTATGTGCAATGAAATGTCCTACAAACTGCATTAAAATCATACGTCCTGGACAAGATGGGTAA
- a CDS encoding DHH family phosphoesterase gives MLNRASEATRMLKEHMENDSVIRLISHNDADGISAAAVIANALAEENIQFHTTIVPRLKEDMVNQLRSEKYDLFIFSDMGSPFIKEFNTYKHDVIVADHHQVDDTESESNVVHINPHLFGVDGSKDLCGAGSAYLAIRDLDKKHLAYYALVGAFGDMQGQGGFTGVNKLILDDALESGNLEIHEGLKIVSKSTEPIFKSLAYTFSPPLPGISGDFDGAREFLEKMNLSYGIKFTDLEDEEKDLLKDALITINPDIFGDCYTVAKQVPMLRDLEEFSYILDACGKNKKQGLGLSIALGEKDQALDAALRLQRQYRDQIVKGLEWIKKEGAQQLNSIQYLYSEDKVLKSVMGTIASIGLSVEILDDSKPVIGMSRLHKDIKISGRTTRDMVAKGVNLGKALKDSSNNFGGTGGGHDIAAGAMIPYESKDNFLHIVDEMVEYQLNGD, from the coding sequence TTGTTAAATAGAGCTAGTGAAGCTACACGTATGCTCAAGGAGCATATGGAAAATGATTCAGTTATAAGATTAATTTCTCATAACGATGCTGATGGAATTTCCGCAGCCGCTGTTATAGCTAATGCTTTGGCTGAGGAAAATATTCAATTCCATACTACAATTGTCCCACGTCTAAAAGAAGATATGGTAAATCAGCTTAGAAGTGAAAAGTATGATTTATTTATCTTCTCAGATATGGGAAGTCCATTTATAAAGGAATTTAACACTTATAAACATGATGTCATCGTTGCAGATCACCATCAGGTAGACGATACTGAAAGTGAGAGCAATGTCGTCCACATCAACCCTCACCTTTTCGGTGTTGACGGTAGTAAAGATTTATGTGGTGCGGGCTCAGCTTATTTGGCCATTCGTGATTTGGATAAAAAACATTTGGCTTATTATGCTCTGGTTGGAGCATTTGGTGATATGCAAGGACAAGGCGGATTCACTGGTGTTAATAAACTAATCCTTGATGATGCCCTTGAAAGTGGTAATCTGGAAATTCATGAAGGCTTAAAGATTGTTTCCAAATCAACTGAACCGATTTTTAAATCTTTAGCTTATACTTTTTCACCTCCTCTTCCTGGAATAAGCGGTGACTTTGACGGTGCCCGTGAATTTTTAGAGAAGATGAATTTATCTTACGGAATTAAATTCACAGATTTGGAAGATGAAGAAAAAGATTTGCTAAAAGATGCGCTGATTACTATTAATCCTGATATTTTCGGTGACTGTTACACTGTTGCAAAACAGGTGCCTATGTTACGTGATTTGGAAGAATTCTCTTATATTCTCGATGCTTGCGGTAAAAATAAAAAACAGGGCTTGGGTTTAAGTATTGCTTTAGGTGAAAAAGACCAGGCTTTGGATGCCGCCTTAAGACTGCAACGCCAATACCGTGACCAGATTGTCAAAGGTCTTGAATGGATTAAAAAGGAAGGTGCTCAACAGTTAAATTCAATTCAGTATTTGTATAGTGAAGACAAGGTATTGAAATCTGTAATGGGAACTATTGCAAGTATTGGATTGTCAGTTGAGATATTGGATGATTCCAAACCGGTTATTGGAATGTCACGTCTTCATAAGGATATTAAAATTTCAGGCAGAACCACAAGGGATATGGTTGCAAAAGGCGTTAATTTAGGAAAGGCCTTAAAAGATTCTTCAAATAATTTTGGGGGTACTGGAGGCGGTCACGATATTGCTGCCGGTGCTATGATACCATATGAAAGCAAGGATAACTTCCTGCATATTGTTGATGAAATGGTTGAATATCAATTAAATGGTGATTAA
- a CDS encoding bifunctional N(6)-L-threonylcarbamoyladenine synthase/serine/threonine protein kinase: MIILISLGIEGTAEKTGVGIVDSDGNILAMAGKQLFPEEGGIHPRIAAEHHAEWIPKLIPEAVDQAGISYDDIDLVSFSQGPGLGPALRIVATSARTLALSLKKPIIGVNHCIGHVEVGKLDTGAVNPVSLYVSGGNSQVIAYESGRYRIFGETLDIAIGNCLDHFGRETGLGHPGGPVIEKLAKQGSYIDLPYIVKGMDFSFSGLLSAALREHEKGTAMEDICFSLQETAFSMLVEVTERALSHTQKDEVMLCGGVSANSRLREMLKTMSEEHGAKFYMPEMKLCGDNGVMIAWLGLLMCKEFGPMDLKDTGIIQKFRTDEVDIPWIDNSKSYLTLPDELIAKGAESNIVKSDYLGEKAVLKDRIPKGYRISEIDNKIRRARCKLEARLLSDAKRAGVVTPILYDVNLEDKSILMEEIDGVMVKDIIDDDLAFKIGENISRLHSADIIHGDITTSNIMLRDGQLVFIDFGLGRHSTLDEDKAVDLLVLKKSLQSIDYNLAVKYFDCVLNGYDNESIVNTISDIESRGRYTH; this comes from the coding sequence TTGATTATTTTGATAAGTTTAGGAATTGAAGGAACTGCGGAAAAGACTGGTGTAGGCATTGTAGATAGTGATGGAAATATTTTAGCTATGGCTGGAAAACAACTGTTTCCAGAGGAAGGCGGTATCCATCCAAGAATTGCAGCAGAACATCACGCAGAATGGATTCCTAAATTGATACCTGAGGCAGTTGATCAGGCAGGTATTTCATATGATGATATTGATTTAGTTTCTTTTTCACAGGGGCCGGGTTTAGGTCCTGCATTAAGGATAGTTGCAACTTCTGCAAGAACCTTGGCGTTATCCTTAAAAAAACCTATAATTGGTGTCAATCACTGTATTGGACATGTTGAAGTTGGAAAGCTCGACACCGGTGCAGTCAATCCAGTATCTCTTTATGTAAGTGGAGGTAACAGCCAGGTAATAGCTTATGAAAGCGGAAGATACAGAATATTTGGTGAAACTTTAGATATTGCCATCGGTAACTGTCTTGATCATTTCGGACGTGAAACTGGTTTGGGCCATCCTGGCGGACCGGTTATAGAAAAACTTGCAAAACAGGGTTCATACATAGATTTGCCGTATATTGTCAAAGGTATGGACTTTTCATTTTCAGGACTGCTGTCAGCTGCACTGCGCGAACATGAAAAGGGAACAGCAATGGAGGATATATGTTTTTCACTTCAGGAAACTGCATTTTCCATGCTTGTTGAAGTAACTGAACGTGCACTTTCCCATACTCAAAAGGATGAGGTAATGTTATGTGGAGGGGTTTCAGCAAATTCACGTTTAAGAGAAATGCTCAAAACAATGTCTGAAGAGCATGGTGCAAAATTCTACATGCCTGAAATGAAGCTCTGCGGTGACAATGGAGTCATGATTGCATGGCTCGGACTTCTGATGTGTAAAGAGTTCGGACCGATGGACTTGAAAGATACTGGAATAATCCAGAAATTCAGGACTGATGAAGTTGACATTCCATGGATTGACAATTCAAAAAGCTATCTGACTTTACCTGATGAACTGATAGCAAAAGGCGCTGAATCAAACATTGTAAAATCAGATTACCTGGGTGAAAAAGCAGTTTTAAAAGACAGAATCCCTAAAGGATACAGAATTTCCGAAATCGACAATAAAATCAGAAGGGCAAGATGCAAGCTGGAAGCCAGGTTATTGTCCGATGCAAAAAGAGCAGGCGTTGTCACTCCGATTTTGTATGATGTTAACTTAGAGGACAAGTCAATTTTAATGGAGGAAATTGACGGAGTAATGGTTAAAGACATTATTGATGATGATTTGGCCTTTAAAATAGGTGAAAACATTTCCAGACTTCATTCTGCAGATATCATTCATGGTGACATTACAACTTCCAATATAATGCTTCGCGATGGCCAACTTGTTTTCATTGATTTCGGCCTTGGAAGACATTCCACTCTTGATGAGGATAAGGCAGTCGATTTACTTGTTTTAAAAAAATCATTGCAGAGTATTGACTATAATTTGGCTGTAAAATACTTTGACTGTGTTTTAAATGGATATGATAATGAATCCATTGTTAATACAATATCTGATATTGAGTCCCGTGGAAGATATACTCACTAG
- the hisB gene encoding imidazoleglycerol-phosphate dehydratase HisB — translation MTRISNVSRKTSETDISIKMDLDGIGNYNISTGVNFFNHMLESFSKHSMIDLDVQAVGDIEIDDHHTIEDVGILLGEAFSEAIGDKKGIKRMAHAIVPMDESVATIAIDISGRSYCNMNLNFKNEKIGDMTSDIVIHFFESFASSAKINIYGTVEGANDHHKAEAIFKAFAKSLKDAIKIEHDQIPSTKGTL, via the coding sequence ATGACAAGAATTTCAAACGTTTCAAGAAAAACTTCAGAAACAGACATCAGTATAAAAATGGATTTGGACGGAATAGGAAATTATAACATTTCCACAGGTGTGAACTTTTTTAATCACATGCTCGAGTCCTTTTCCAAGCATAGTATGATTGATTTAGACGTTCAGGCTGTCGGAGACATTGAAATTGATGATCACCACACTATTGAGGATGTTGGAATATTGCTTGGTGAAGCATTTAGCGAAGCTATCGGTGATAAGAAGGGAATTAAAAGAATGGCTCATGCCATCGTTCCTATGGATGAATCTGTAGCTACAATTGCAATCGATATCAGTGGACGCAGTTATTGCAATATGAATCTCAATTTTAAAAATGAAAAAATTGGGGACATGACCTCTGATATTGTAATTCACTTTTTCGAATCATTTGCGTCAAGTGCTAAAATTAATATTTACGGTACTGTTGAAGGTGCAAATGACCACCATAAGGCTGAAGCTATTTTTAAGGCATTCGCCAAATCTTTAAAAGATGCAATAAAAATAGAACATGATCAAATTCCTTCTACAAAAGGAACATTATAA
- the uppP gene encoding undecaprenyl-diphosphatase UppP, with product MDIFQGIIIGIVQGLTEFLPVSSSAHLVFIQHILGVESSLAFDTFLHLGTLIAVIWFFRYDIIKMISAWILSIQDIIRGRFKEGFYSDPYKRLAWYVILATIPVGIVGLFFEDAIDELFFSGGLYVPAFFLFVTGTILYLSQRMASGRVNMNNISKKEAIWMGLGQACAILPGLSRSGTTIAAGLTIGLDKEFAAKFSFILAIPAIFGAFIVQVSDIGSALDVNFLPVILGFIASVIAGYMAIKWMLDLIKNRSLDIFAFYCWIVGIVVFIGSVAHIF from the coding sequence ATGGATATATTTCAGGGAATTATAATCGGTATTGTTCAGGGATTAACTGAATTTTTACCGGTTAGTAGTTCGGCGCATTTGGTTTTTATCCAACATATCTTAGGTGTTGAAAGCTCTCTTGCTTTCGATACTTTTCTTCATTTGGGAACCCTGATTGCAGTTATATGGTTCTTCAGGTACGACATCATTAAAATGATTAGTGCTTGGATTTTAAGTATTCAGGACATTATTCGTGGCAGGTTTAAAGAGGGCTTCTATTCAGACCCATATAAAAGACTTGCATGGTATGTAATTTTAGCTACAATTCCAGTTGGTATAGTGGGATTGTTTTTCGAAGATGCAATTGATGAGCTGTTTTTTTCAGGTGGATTGTATGTTCCTGCATTCTTTTTATTTGTAACCGGTACTATTCTTTATTTATCTCAAAGAATGGCTAGTGGTAGGGTTAATATGAATAATATTTCCAAAAAAGAAGCTATATGGATGGGATTAGGTCAGGCATGTGCAATATTGCCGGGTCTTTCACGTTCAGGTACTACAATAGCAGCAGGTCTTACAATTGGATTGGATAAAGAATTTGCCGCTAAATTCAGTTTCATACTCGCTATTCCGGCAATTTTTGGTGCATTCATAGTGCAGGTATCTGACATTGGTTCAGCACTTGATGTAAACTTTTTACCTGTAATTTTAGGTTTTATTGCATCAGTCATAGCAGGATATATGGCTATCAAATGGATGTTGGATTTAATTAAAAACAGAAGTTTGGATATCTTTGCTTTTTACTGCTGGATAGTTGGTATAGTGGTATTTATAGGCTCAGTTGCCCATATATTCTAG
- a CDS encoding XTP/dITP diphosphatase — protein MITFITGNEHKVKEAENIFKDYDINLKHIDLGYTEPQGTLEEVAISGAKYACHELDCPVIVEDAGLFIKALNGFPGVYSHYVQDTIGNQGILKLLADSNDRYAEFRSVIGYCAPNSEPKTFLGKVSGEIAVEERGDLGFAFDPIFYVPSEGKTFGELTTDEKNQFSHRKNSLEKFIKWYSSRE, from the coding sequence ATGATAACATTTATAACTGGTAACGAACATAAAGTTAAAGAAGCAGAGAACATTTTCAAAGATTATGACATTAACTTGAAGCATATTGATTTAGGTTACACAGAACCTCAGGGAACTCTTGAGGAAGTGGCCATATCAGGCGCAAAATATGCTTGTCATGAACTTGACTGTCCTGTGATTGTTGAAGATGCTGGTTTATTCATTAAAGCTTTGAATGGATTTCCTGGAGTGTATTCTCATTATGTTCAGGATACTATTGGAAATCAGGGAATTTTAAAGTTATTAGCAGATTCAAATGACCGTTATGCCGAATTCAGGTCAGTTATTGGGTACTGTGCCCCCAATTCTGAGCCCAAGACTTTTTTAGGCAAGGTGTCAGGTGAAATCGCAGTTGAAGAAAGGGGAGATTTAGGATTTGCTTTTGATCCGATTTTCTATGTTCCTAGTGAAGGTAAGACCTTTGGGGAACTGACAACTGATGAAAAAAACCAATTTTCACATAGAAAAAATTCTTTAGAAAAATTCATAAAATGGTATTCTTCTAGAGAATAG
- the cobT gene encoding nicotinate mononucleotide-dependent phosphoribosyltransferase CobT yields the protein MIEGIKTYGSSELTEKLQECDDPVFLLTIGTTETSLIDGISGAGPSADLTEYTPASDVEFMVLGEVRCCEAPAETVVGDAAAPTPARLTKAALQLSNIPFVIVDAGSKIKPDVEYVNLGKEYGRDIRTGKGVLNPLEIFENAKDLGAELSRRHEMLLIGESIAAGTTTALGVLRALGYDANEKVSGSMPHNPHDMKTEVVNEGLKNAGLDPETDDIDAMQAIGAVGDPTLPAIAGIVLGSDIPIILAGGTQMAAACAIIKSIQPSFDFSRINLATTVFVAGDETADLFGILKQIDDNITVNVVDPKFEESEHEGLRNYLKGFVKEGAGAGGAMYSALALGNSQEKLRKKIEKVCR from the coding sequence ATGATTGAAGGAATTAAAACTTACGGATCAAGTGAATTAACTGAAAAATTACAGGAATGTGATGATCCAGTATTTTTACTTACAATTGGAACAACTGAAACCTCATTAATCGATGGAATTTCAGGTGCTGGACCTTCAGCTGATTTAACAGAATATACTCCCGCTTCAGATGTTGAATTTATGGTATTGGGCGAAGTCAGATGTTGTGAAGCCCCTGCCGAAACTGTTGTGGGCGATGCGGCTGCACCTACACCTGCAAGACTTACAAAAGCAGCACTTCAACTTTCAAATATCCCATTCGTTATTGTTGATGCAGGTTCTAAAATCAAACCTGATGTGGAATATGTAAACCTTGGAAAGGAATACGGAAGAGACATAAGAACCGGAAAAGGTGTTTTGAATCCTTTAGAAATATTTGAAAACGCTAAAGATTTAGGTGCTGAATTATCAAGAAGACATGAAATGCTTCTCATAGGTGAAAGCATAGCTGCAGGAACTACAACTGCATTGGGAGTCTTAAGGGCACTTGGATATGATGCTAATGAAAAAGTAAGCGGAAGCATGCCGCATAATCCTCATGACATGAAAACAGAAGTTGTAAATGAAGGACTGAAAAATGCCGGCCTTGACCCTGAAACAGACGATATTGATGCAATGCAGGCAATCGGTGCAGTGGGAGATCCTACACTTCCTGCAATAGCCGGAATAGTTCTGGGCTCTGACATTCCTATTATTCTGGCAGGCGGAACTCAAATGGCTGCCGCATGTGCTATCATCAAATCCATCCAGCCTAGCTTTGACTTTTCAAGAATTAACCTAGCCACTACAGTCTTTGTTGCAGGCGATGAAACTGCAGATTTATTCGGAATATTAAAACAGATTGATGATAACATTACCGTTAATGTTGTAGACCCGAAATTCGAAGAGTCAGAACATGAAGGGTTAAGAAATTACCTAAAAGGATTTGTTAAAGAAGGTGCAGGTGCCGGAGGTGCAATGTACAGTGCACTTGCTTTAGGAAATTCTCAGGAAAAACTTAGAAAGAAAATAGAAAAAGTTTGCAGATAG